The sequence below is a genomic window from Xylocopa sonorina isolate GNS202 chromosome 15, iyXylSono1_principal, whole genome shotgun sequence.
CAAAGCCATCGAGCTTTACCTGTAATTGCCGTCCTCCTTGGTCATGCTGATGCACGTGCCGTTGTTGCGACAGATCCCCGGATTCTCGTCGCAATAAGTCAGCTTCTCGTCGCATAGATCACCCGCCCATCCTGGCTCGCATCGGCACTCCCATGGCCGTTTGCACGTACCGTGGACGCAGCCAGGATAAGGCACGCATTTGGTGCAGTTCGGCCCCGTCCAGCCTACGCGACACCTACACGTGCCAGGGCGACGGCAACCGCCGTGCTCGCGGCTGCATCCTTGCGAGCAGATCGCTGCGGAAAAAGGAGACGTTCGAGACGACGAAGGGCGGAGGGACGCGAGAGAGTTCTGACGGGTTTACGTTCCAGCCAGACACGAGGGCGAGGAACCAGCGAGCAACTTACGCGTTTGACAGAGCAGCCCGGTCCAGCCTGGTTCGCAACGGCACTCCAATGGTCCCTGACACGTCCCGTGCACGCATCCTGGCAGAATGGCGCACTGTTTGCACTTTGGGCCCTGCCAACCTAGTCGACACCTGCGAGGCAAATTTTTCAGACTCGTTCGAATACTTCTTTTTTCTGTATTGATAATGGAATCGAGGGAACTTGTATGACATTCTCGTTGCGATCGCGGCGAAGCGAGAGAACCGACGGGAAACCCGTTCGTCGACGGTCTCCCGCAGCTTCCACGCTTCCCCTAAATTACCAGCTACGAACGTTAATGGGACGAGGGTCGAGCAAACGGGCGGtttcattgcttcgatccgcCGCTACCGGCACTGATAACCGCTCATTACTCAGCCATTACGCGTCGCGCTTTACCTGCATTCGCCGGGCTTCTCGCAGTAACCCTGGCTCGGTAGACAATCGGAGGCGCAGATCGGTTCCGAGCAGAACATGCCCTTCCACCCGGGATCGCAGGAACACTCGAAGCTCACGTTACAGCTGAAAGTGAAAATTCGCCTGGTGAATGGCTCGAATGCCGTGGAACGCGATTGTTTCCGCCCCTTCTGCTGATCGCGGCGTTCAAAAGATCGGAATTAACCTAAAGGTTTCGCGTTCGCGTTTTATCGGCGTTAAAACGAAGTTGAAATCCGAATCGGAAGAGAGTAATAGCCTCGATTGGTCTCGATTTATTTCACGACTCTTTGTTAGGGTTAACCATCGACTCGCTCTTTCGACTCGTTCGAAGCCAAgagtctctctctcttccaCTCTTGTCGATTCATCGAGAGTACGTAAAAAGGGTAACGAAAAATTACCTGCCGTGCTGGCATCCTGGCAGCGCTACGCACTTGTCGCAGAGCTCGCCATAGAAGCCCAATTTGCAACGACATTCGCCGGGTCGGCGACAGTAACCCTGAAGAGGGTCGCACCCCTTCCGACAGATTGGTACGTCGCACAAATCGCCGGTCCATCCTAAACGAACGAAAATAAAATACACCGATTATGCAAACACGTCAACGTCTGGTGGTCAACGTGGTTCGCCtctcatttattttcatcgcgCTTTTCTGCGCCACGCTCGCGACGAATTCCATCGGTCTTTGGCCTTTTTTTGGTTTCTTTACCTGGCAGACACTTCACCTCGCCAGCCTCGTCGCAGACGTAGTGCGAGTTCGGATGTTGAGACGCTGGTATCTCGCAGGCTTGCTTCTTCCATTTTGGAACGTATCTAAACGGGATACAAAGAGACTTTGTTTAAACCACCATGCGACGCAGACGTTCTCTACACTAGATTGCGTAAAATTCAATATCGAGGCACGAGAGCACGACGCTGTTACGTTAACGGTTAGGTAACTGATCGGAGGAAAATGGCACGTATAGTTTCAATTAGTTGTACTATCGAGGGAATTGAAATATGTAGAATAAGCAGCGAAACGGGACATAATTGGACAACAAGGGGAACAGCGACAGATAACATCGATACCAAGCCCGCAATTAGAGTAACAGGGCGCTGACCATGCGACACGAGAACCCGGCTCCACTATCTGATTCCCGATAATCGTGCACCGCGTATTATTTTCTATGATCACCTTTCTCCGCTCTGTTCGAGAGTACCCGTGCCACTTAACGCGTACCCATCGAGTCCGATCGAGTTAATCCGCGCGTACTCGAACGGGAACCAAAATTCGCGGTAAGTGGAACGAACGGATCTCTCGAAAGTGGAGGACGATCCGTGCCGCGAATCTGATAGCAGTCGTATCGCTGATTAAAATCGAATAAAAGTGTAATTGGTGAGGATACCTGGGTCCAGCCGCGAATCCAAACGGCAGCACGCCCAGCCCTAGAACCGCGGTGGTACCGAGGTTAGGGCCATTGTACAGGTTGCCCAGTTCACCGGGACCGATCAGGAGGCTGAGACAGGCGAGCACAAGTATCATCTTTGCTTGACTCCCGAGTCAAGACTGAGGACGACCGCGTCCAAGGCTTCGGCTTGGATAACGGGACCTTGTTCGAGGTCACGGCATACTTTTTCGTCGTGGCCTCGAACGGTGGTGGTGGCGCCTGCGACGGTGTGGGTAGACGCGCGTGCGACGCACACCGTGTGTGTACCAACTACGCCGTCGACGCATCCGTGGAGGAGCTCTCCCCGTTTTACTTTTTTGTCCGCTCGCGACGAGTTTATTATTCGCTCGGGAAAGTTCAATGCACCTCCTCTTCGAGGCGAGCGAGCGCGCGAGCGAGCGTCCGCCGCCGGCCGCGGAAAGGAAATGGACGTTCCTGGAACTTTCTCGGGAGGACCCCGTGAAACGTTCGCCGCGATGGAATTTCGGTAAAATGCCCGCCAGGCACGACGACGCGACCGTTCCTTTGTCGCGAATAACAGTTCTTCTCCCCCCGTGGCTGTTAAAAACAGTAATCGGTGGACGCGCGAGCTGCGAGCATCCGGATCCGCTAATGGGTCAGGCCTTCGCTCGAAGCgtgtaaataataaaaagagAGAACGCGAATCTATACCTCGC
It includes:
- the LOC143430708 gene encoding uncharacterized protein LOC143430708 — protein: MILVLACLSLLIGPGELGNLYNGPNLGTTAVLGLGVLPFGFAAGPRYVPKWKKQACEIPASQHPNSHYVCDEAGEVKCLPGWTGDLCDVPICRKGCDPLQGYCRRPGECRCKLGFYGELCDKCVALPGCQHGSCNVSFECSCDPGWKGMFCSEPICASDCLPSQGYCEKPGECRCRLGWQGPKCKQCAILPGCVHGTCQGPLECRCEPGWTGLLCQTPICSQGCSREHGGCRRPGTCRCRVGWTGPNCTKCVPYPGCVHGTCKRPWECRCEPGWAGDLCDEKLTYCDENPGICRNNGTCISMTKEDGNYRCTCPLGYMGRQCQIKTMVPSTELVPPMPDENSSAMKPQMVMVKPEVSGNPQSLDEKDKNSVKDEEQTVEPLGPIVITDPPSTIDPAATVGKWPTEPPTELPLTERDDENET